The Bombus vancouverensis nearcticus chromosome 9, iyBomVanc1_principal, whole genome shotgun sequence genome includes a window with the following:
- the Epg5 gene encoding ectopic P-granules autophagy protein 5 has translation MEILKQRQKKKEERTKLSIEQQIPDVPTLEEFECLLEESPTNYPKGEGIENMESELHSAAIDTELYEQQSIQTTTEETEGSQVTNIKNEIDVKIGNDLTSSLNNLEGNMEKVTTSISMIEIIDNTSDALNNGTAIPNLSQATSNISNSKNFTRERETKNLKQKKEKERNNQSDSIIKEIDVTHTAFEEIMPFTESQLASLYINKELASIDIFISEFVEVQLKSSTIRQQHKLQQLLTNYLRVRNHLIINSHELEILKKSCKELQKQLWCLDKACIREAGECQDGNPVFAIHEYCTARFNQQAFSALTRNLSTIKDLLYNTQALYCYEAEMFRFQIEQYVQRVYDSCYKFVEFPSGIEGVNLLPLHISSQAIPQLMELRMCITILFNFQRKLLKDGKFVADTREWLEKLVSVLLKIATWQDHLFILNHILRCPGGVMNWAHSFVQVPIHPDLGKLGVSPLNDPYLDHVVTILAVILQPIKDRDKFLEQVQQSLEDTACSPGDTVWLMLDEEGEEDEDIANVGANLFESDLISLLNQIPFTKVFEQVLCIRYKDDYYQNKTYITHYHLFRMFAFFTTVIGLLKQGLKTYDSPRYRQLTKRLSALIRDIVQYASDQWEEFDKNQNTHASVLIKLQLEFDCFFLKAVLCIFSSRRLGAWQYLASMPYHVISSNNLWQIFYILHSGCTQVDMYVTNKCIYDWISELNSSQLRAKFEEKLSSMPGDESYFLLTTFANMALARTDKDYDFVRTTTIDLFQIGFLSEKTQDSCSKDARSLLSNLTNKYPSLLSDILLKLRDNFVSAGKLSLYLFTDLKLHKWVPHEKDIVILSTWLNQYSLTSTENQLARLILTNLNWGFNESGNLYLPIDLHRRIALLTVELTMKYVPDSSVQNASLLVEGVKQVSTMIRPQTAEHIFSLWAWDMISKLRLHQLDQSETLCYYALSNLTAAFTHVPDMDSDSCLEILVTGTLEKQPIACYVATIMTLWGHSIPLICSKGFAQLEILQYHCKYEQVLICLHHIIPLFLGCMDSLFKNDKFISLVISLIAADRSYMKVAKSLITADFPGTILKQFSNMIHSHLYNYKKYRLQTPKDFVYLWLNVLVLIPDWNKDQSVMYLMDIVISAAFFHVDAKSIMDHMFQNLFSTMSNRNVMTSFGSFLNWATGSSNSVSLLGKSTQSVWVAYQVLLTEQYNREIKTGLWHEILKELSAQPKISLDSAMKRACAIVKMQPFGANGLSIYRWSQQALDTPIGHPILPLLWQNFFALFLARAPSMSGVHHGGIGEKFFEGMINLSYLKKLKKRLHDTTTYFQLKGEKELDNGVPITDDRRAFYSNAAKLYKTLSLWLEEPRLHEPGLYLPALPPQYMSQKLILLVQDNWTPWLEYIDYWAVQRNQEMAVQEWERTCCRNQENFDQKGRNVSISPPKMDEPLQRIFKRLTTYKRPVSPCYDHQHTHLIGATKETVYNADLVIQHAVMCFETILEYVETYNLMLLEHTAVNSSFLELVPTLYRENENQVTLHALCDPAPPNQKHSISGTPPTVHCAGPAVITIKVPEAHMSDPIDHMITQNRAEYENLLIKATLPPSHMLISISVFLDHLIGMLEHEIVVNQTNENTTALYKIRESGVKLFYCFIDHYTEEASICPITKQLMTTYLERLGQIFISGEETQGPQLLSTIMQKPNLGGLLGPYFTPVAGSASAFLQMYHTVVEFSMSTKVDLCFVLLSKFDVGIWLNYKRPRLSERSTFIHLIFRALCDMGLNPDETKLVLHELFRNHLRLVLLHEFPEHYGEVLSVVLKNSERQDLSLDVWRDLLGALSGKSKNAFPSYSKIRDEIRHYATEQKLLSRQEIYDTAILLKRHFTQERLKYGLYGLYPKYRIYNEPLSTFLGMVGHALVALTLQSDRGSLGDQLCEKIWPVLSEMYSPWVAPYRTQDLREPAAAWIQQLTDDRSVLLPWIVTDGPYANKFVAMFVECVRFIIDILPASNKILCFVWQFYVTNFAHDSVKDHILNVIHGNFLSLPWDRFYPSVNDVELMAKVIDQNLPDSHLFLGSVFTCVNWPLWINDLLASHPLTLIARMHVCLLNLLVKLSTEPNVRQTDKVIQLIMDTEKLSWHLLDASAYDPIIRWHAMNCDSRVVLYSYNEQCHPIDVAVHNLLKVAAGYDPVVGHLYPAIVRKRQLYIHFTIKLLIACTTRYKPLLSTNPKVFNNTLSKMLDDMEAIIINTVPESQQITEASSLITELFCVMNQHGVLMEHLRTSWTLWLSKRTANNPILMSVLKVVGTTVTSPTILGELMEAALESYFKFNSSEEVSPTWASVLTIFQSVIPRRPPLETFLISEGKLLTLYFILLKRLPLCQDIREEGVLLINLVDWISAIKPTNINEEKLPLFWAKTCELAYRQCQYNKNTKTAARALKGLARSLLTIADDSAQGWGILGAIGLKKNSNLSIRCKFLSRVIGVYCLAQLPESKSDEQIVRFTPDSPGVASSKTYESNVLEIRPSTEAIKAMQALEGLLLNKQYVTLTGDIERSIKLIRNPANSLHNATVILGVLTTELYNQRYLHVLID, from the exons catCTGATGCTCTTAATAATGGAACTGCAATACCAAATTTATCTCAAGCTACTTCAAATATATCAAATTCAAAAAATTTCACTCGTGAGAGGGAAACAAAGAATTTGaaacaaaagaaagagaaggaaagaaacaATCAATCAGATTCTATCATAAAAGAAATAGATGTCACGCATACTGCTTTTGAGGAAATTATGCCTTTCACAGAGAGCCAACTAGcatcattatatattaataaagagTTAGCGTcgattgatatatttatttcagaATTTGTTGAAGTACAACTTAAGAGTAGTACAATTAGACAGCAACATAAACTTCAGCAGCTTTTAACAAACTATCTTCGTGTAAGGAAtcatttaattatcaattctcatgaattggaaattttaaaaaagtccTGTAAAGAATTGCAAAAACAATTATGGTGTTTAGATAAAGCCTGTATTAGGGAAGCAGGAGAATGTCAAGATGGAAATCCTGTTTTTGCTATACATGAATATTGCACTGCACGTTTCAATCAGCAGGCATTTAGTGCATTAACTCGAAATTTATCAACAATAAAAGATTTATTATACAACACTCAAGCATTATATTGTTATGAAGCAGAAATGTTCAGGTTTCAAATTGAACAGTATGTTCAAAGAGTTTACGACTCTTGTTATAAATTTGTAGAGTTTCCTTCTGGTATTGAAGGTGTAAATCTATTACCACTGCACATTTCTTCGCAAGCAATTCCACAACTAATGGAACTTAGGATGTGCATAACTATATTGTTtaattttcaaagaaaattattaaaagatgGGAAATTTGTAGCAGATACTAGAGAATGGCTTGAAAAATTAGTATCAGTTCTGTTGAAAATAGCAACTTGGCAagatcatttatttatattgaatCATATCTTGAGATGTCCTGGTGGGGTAATGAATTGGGCTCATAGCTTTGTTCAAGTTCCTATACATCCAGACCTTGGTAAATTAGGCGTATCTCCATTAAATGACCCATATTTAGATCATGTAGTAACCATACTGGCTGTAATACTACAACCTattaaagatagagataagttCCTTGAACAG GTACAACAATCATTGGAAGATACAGCATGTAGTCCAGGTGATACTGTTTGGCTAATGTTGGATGAGGAAGGAGAGGAAGATGAAGATATAGCTAATGTTGGTGCAAACCTATTTGAAAGTGACCTTATTTCTTTACTAAATCAAATTCCTTTTACTAAAGTATTTGAACAAGTGCTATGTATTCGGTATAAGGATGATTATTATCAGAACAAAACTTACATTACACATTATCATTTGTTTCGAATGTTTGCATTTTTTACAACTGTTATTGGACTTTTAAAGCAAGGTTTAAAAACATACGATTCTCCAAGATATAGACAATTAACCAAACGACTAAGTGCATTAATTAGAGATATTGTGCAATATGCTAGTGATCAATGGGAAGAATTTGATAAAAATCAG AATACTCATGCATCAGTATTGATAAAACTTCAACTTGAATTTGATTGCTTTTTTTTAAAAGCCGTTTTGTGCATATTTTCGTCACGTCGTTTGGGGGCGTGGCAATATTTAGCTTCTATGCCTTATCATGTAATATCATCCAATAACTTAtggcaaatattttatattttacactcTGGTTGTACACAAGTAGATATGTACGTTactaataaatgtatttatg ATTGGATAAGTGAATTAAATTCTTCACAACTTCGtgcaaaatttgaagaaaagtTAAGTAGCATGCCAGGAGATGAatcatattttcttttaacaaCCTTTGCTAATATGGCTTTGGCAAGGACCGATAAGGATTATGATTTTGTAAGAACAACGACAATAGATTTGTTTCAA ATAGGATTTCTTAGTGAAAAAACACAAGATTCTTGCTCAAAAGATGCTAGATCTCTTCTGtcaaatttaacaaataaatatccTTCATTGCTATCAGATATCTTACTGAAGTTACGAGATAATTTTGTATCAGCTGGGAAg ctaagtttatatttatttactgaCTTAAAATTACACAAATGGGTACCACATGAAAAAGATATAGTTATTCTTTCTACATGGTTGAATCAATATTCATTAACATCGACTGAGAATCAGTTAGCCCGTTTAATTCTTACTAACTTAAATTGGGGATTTAATGA AAGTGGTAACTTATATCTTCCTATTGATTTACATAGACGCATAGCATTATTAACTGTTGAGCTCACCATGAAATATGTACCTGATTCTTCTGTCCAAAATGCCTCTTTATTGGTAGAAGGTGTTAAACAG gTTTCAACAATGATAAGACCTCAAACTGCTGaacatattttttcattatgGGCATGGGATATGATTTCTAAGCTTAGATTACACCAACTTGATCAGAGTGAGACACTTTGTTATTATGCACTTTCGAACCTCACTGCAGCATTTACTCATGTACCAGACATGGACTCTGATTCATGCTTGGAAATTTTGGTCACTGGTACATTAGAAAAGCAACCTATTGCATGTTATGTGGCAACAATCATGACGTTATGGGGCCATTCTATACCTTTGATATGTTCCAAAGGATTTGCCCAATTAGAAATATTACAATATCATTGTAAATACGAACAAGTGCTTATATGTTTACATCATATAATACCTTTATTTTTGGGATGTATGGATTCATTATTTAAGAATGATAAATTTATTAGTCTTGTTATTTCTCTAATTGCGGCCGATAGATCTTATATGAAAGTCGCTAAAAGCCTTATAACAGCCGACTTTCCAGGAACaatattgaaacaattttcaaaTATGATACACTcacatttatataattacaaaaa ATATCGTTTGCAGACACCAAAAGATTTTGTATACCTATGGTTAAATGTACTTGTACTTATACCAGATTGGAATAAAGACCAAAGCGTAATGTATCTAATGGATATAGTCATCAGTGCTGCATTCTTTCATGTGGATGCAAAATCAATAATGGATCATATGTTTCAGAATCTTTTCTCT ACTATGTCTAACCGCAATGTGATGACATCATTTGGCTCATTCTTAAATTGGGCAACTGGTTCTTCAAATTCTGTTAGTCTTTTAGGAAAATCTACTCAATCTGTTTGGGTTGCTTATCAGGTACTACTAACTGAACAATATAACAGAGAAATTAAAACTGGGTTATGGCATGAGATTTTAAAGGAATTGTCAGCACAGCCTAAAATATCATTAGATTCTGCTATGaag CGAGCTTGTGCAATTGTAAAAATGCAACCATTCGGAGCAAATGGATTATCTATATATCGTTGGTCACAGCAAGCACTAGATACACCTATAGGACATCCTATTCTTCCTCTTTTATGGCAAAACTTTTTTGCATTATTTCTTGCAAGAGCCCCGTCAATGTCAGG aGTTCATCATGGTGGAATTGGTGAAAAATTTTTTGAAGGCATGATTAATTTAAGttacttaaaaaaattaaaaaaacgatTACACGATACTACTACATACTTTCAgttaaaaggagaaaaagaattagATAATGGAGTGCCAATCACTGATGACAGACGAGCATTTTATTCTAATGCAGCAAA GCTTTATAAAACTTTAAGTTTGTGGCTTGAAGAACCAAGATTACATGAACCAGGTCTTTATTTACCAGCATTACCTCCACAATATATGtcacaaaaattaatattactcGTTCAGGATAATTgg acGCCATGGTTAGAATATATTGATTATTGGGCAGTTCAGCGAAATCAAGAAATGGCAGTTCAAGAATGGGAGCGTACATGCTGTAGAAATCAAGAAAATTTCGATCAGAAGGGTAGAAATGTATCAATCTCACCTCCTAAAATGGATGAACCATtgcaaagaatatttaaaagatTGACCACATATAAAAGACCTGTTTCTCCATGTTATGATCACCAGCACACACATCTTATTGGTGCAACTAAAGAAACTGTATACAATGCTGACTTAGTAATACAACACGCTGTAATGTGTTTTGAAACAATATTAGAATATGTTGAGACTTATAATTTAATGCTTCTTGAGCATACTGCAGTGAATTCTAGCTTTTTGGAACTAGTGCCTACACTTTATAGAGAAAATGAGAATCAAGTAACATTACATGCATTATGTGATCCAGCACCTCCAAATCAGAAACACTCTATATCAGGAACACCACCTACTGTGCACTGCGCTGGTCCAGCAGTAATTACAATTAAG GTACCTGAAGCTCACATGAGTGATCCTATTGATCACATGATAACACAAAATAGAGCTGAATATGAAAATTTGTTGATAAAAGCTACTCTGCCGCCATCACATATGCTTATTTCCATATCTGTTTTTCTAGACCATTTAATTGG AATGTTGGAACATGAAATAGTTGTAAATCAAACAAATGAAAACACAACAGCATTGTACAAAATTCGAGAAAGTGgagttaaattattttattgttttatagaCCATTATACAGAAGAAGCATCAATTTGCCCAATAACAAAACAACTTATGACTACTTATTTAGAAAGATTAGGGCAG ATATTTATTAGTGGAGAAGAAACTCAAGGTCCACAATTATTAAGCACTATTATGCAGAAACCAAACCTTGGTGGTTTACTTGGACCTTATTTTACGCCTGTTGCTGGTAGTGCTTCAGCATTTTTACAAATGTATCATACTGTTGTAGAATTTTCTATGAGTACAAAAGTCGATCtttgttttgtattattatCAAAA TTTGATGTGGGAATCTGGTTAAATTATAAGCGTCCAAGATTAAGTGAGCGATCAACGTTCATACACTTAATATTTAGAGCTCTTTGTGATATGGGTCTTAATCCAGATGAAACGAAACTGGTACTACATGAg ttATTCAGGAATCATCTCCGACTTGTATTATTACATGAATTCCCAGAACATTATGGTGAAGTTCTGAGTGTTGTATTAAAAAATAGTGAAAGGCAAGATTTATCACTAGATGTTTGGCGAGATTTACTAGGAGCACTCAGTGGTAAATCAAAAAATGCGTTTCCAAGTTATTCTAAAATTAGGGATGAAATTCGTCATTATGCTACTGAGCAAAAACTTCTATCTCGACAAGAG atatatgatacagctatattattaaaaagacATTTTACGCAAGAACGTTTAAAATATGGTCTTTATGGATTATATCCAAAATATAGAATCTACAATGAACCTTTAAGTACATTCCTTGGTATGGTAGGTCATGCTCTTGTTGCACTTACTCTTCAATCTGATAGAGGTTCATTAGGAGACCAAT TGTGTGAGAAAATATGGCCTGTCTTAAGTGAAATGTATTCACCTTGGGTTGCACCGTATCGGACACAAGATTTAAGAGAACCAGCTGCCGCATGGATTCAACAACTTACAGATGATCGATCTGTTTTATTACCATGGATTGTAACAGATGGTCCATATGCTAACAAATTTGTAGCAATGTTTGTTGAATGTGTTCGttttattatcgatattttGCCAGCATCTAACAAGATACTCTGTTTCGTCTGGCAGTTTTATGTTACCAATTTTGCACATGATTCAGTTAAAGATCATATTCTGAACGTTATTCATGGCAACTTTTTATCATTGCCATGGGATCGTTTCTATCCATCTGTAAATGATGTGGAATTGATGGCAAAAGTAATTGATCAAAATTTACCAGATAGTCACTTATTCCTGGGAAGCGTGTTTACATGTGTAAACTGGCCACTTTGGATAAATGACTTATTAGCATCACATCCATTAACTCTCATAGCGAGAATGCATGTTTGTTTATTAAATCTATTGGTAAAATTATCTACTGAACCAAACGTTAGACag ACTGATAAAGTAATTCAGTTAATTATGGATACTGAAAAACTTTCTTGGCATTTATTAGATGCATCTGCCTATGATCCAATAATTCGTTGGCATGCCATGAACTGTGATTCAAGAGTTGTTCTCTATTCTTACAATGAGCAATGCCATCCTATAGATGTTGCTGTACATaa TTTGTTAAAGGTGGCAGCAGGCTATGATCCTGTTGTAGGTCATCTTTACCCAGCTATAGTAAGAAAGAGACAGCTATATATACACtttacgataaaattattaattgctTGTACAACACGATATAAACCTTTATTATCTACAAATCCAAAAGTATTCAACAATACATTATCAAAAATGCTAGATGATATGGAAGCTATTATCATAAACA CTGTTCCAGAATCCCAACAAATTACAGAAGCAAGTTCACTAATTACTGAATTATTCTGTGTTATGAATCAACATGGGGTTCTCATGGAACATCTTCGCACTAGCTGGACATTGTGGCTTTCAAAAAGAACAGCTAACAATCCAATTCTTATGAGTGTACTTAAAGTTGTTGGAACAACAGTTACTTCACCAACTATACTTGGAGAGTTAATGGAGGCTGCATTAGaatcatattttaaatttaatt CATCTGAAGAAGTTTCACCAACTTGGGCTTCAGTTTTAACAATTTTCCAATCAGTAATACCTCGACGACCACCATTGGAGACATTTTTAATTTCTGAGGGAAAGCTTCTTACTTTGTACTTTATTTTACTTAAGCGACTTCCATTATGTCAAGACATTAGAGAAGAAGGAGTACTTCTTATAAATTTAGTTGACTGGATTTCTGCTATTAAGCCAAC gaatataaatgaagaaaaattaCCTCTTTTTTGGGCTAAAACTTGTGAATTAGCATATAGACAATgtcaatataataaaaatactaaaaCTGCTGCTAGAGCTCTTAAAGGCCTAGCACGTTCGTTATTAACGATTGCTGATGACAGTGCACAGGGATGGGGGATATTAGGAGCTATTGGCCTTAAAAAAAATTCCAATCTGTCAATAAg gtgCAAATTTTTAAGTCGCGTGATAGGAGTGTATTGTTTAGCTCAATTACCTGAATCAAAATCAGATGAACAGATAGTAAGATTTACACCTGATTCCCCTGGAGTGGCATCATCAAAAACATATGAATCAAATGTATTGGAAATCCGACCTAGTACAGAAGCTATTAAAGCTATGCAGGCTTTAGAAGGACTTTTATTGAATAAACAATATGTAACGCTTACAGGAGACATAGAACgatctattaaattaattaggAATCCTGCTAATTCTTTGCACAATGCAACAGTTATTCTAGGTGTATTGACAACAGAGCTTTATAATCAAAGGTATTTGCATGTTTTGATAgattaa
- the LOC117163813 gene encoding protein fem-1 homolog B, producing the protein MENIKLNEDSTQISQLFLTRVYYAAKDGMAIILYNLLSSKDAKLVNVVINQKVLEEDGQHCTPLIIAARYGRDKVVKILLDKFKPDLEQEGTVKFDGYVIEKATALWCAAGAGHLTVVKILVKAGANVNHPTKSLSTPLRAACFDGRLDIVKYLIEHNADINIFNQFNNTCLMIAAHKGHLDIVTFLLQKGANPNEKANCDTTALHLAAERGYTNIISELLKYGTNMTKNVRGMTPLIAAAERTRAEVVEYLIKYVKVTREEAIEAYELLGASYANDERNYCLTKAYKYLWKAMKHRFRDPDNIIYKKLGKSIKAYDNWKECDTLEKLKSIRNNQNAIHMESLVIRERILGQHNPKVPHHIIFRGAVFADSARFDRCIDLWLHALYLKQLNNIPVVKDLLRFAQVFSQMIHVGVDLEFSQVLNVLEACVTELTRNKSKLNNPDSEEDIEQHIEEMESNITTTLYILTILTKLLTLNESKYEEQDKNKAYQLVHKLCALQLRLKDGQTLLHLAVNAATLVDDFHTNHVCKFPCAATTKLLICCGADVNAMDNERNTPLHIIVSYREPVSDFMTLHSIIMDLIEAGAHMDTVNSNGKTPYDAVATGVAEIILRTQTKLSLKCMAAKVVNTYNLSYYGNVPRSLESFIELHGPGPNQG; encoded by the exons atggaaaatattaaattaaatgaagaTTCAACGCAAATATCACAACTATTTTTAACGCGTGTTTATTATGCTGCTAAAGATGGTATGGCTATTATTCTTTATAATCTTCTCAGTAGCAAAGATGCTAAACTGGTAAATGTTGTGATTAATCAAAAAGTATTGGAAGAAGATGGTCAGCATTGTACACCATTAATAATAGCTGCACGATATGGCCGTGATAAAGTAGTTAAAATATTACTTGATAAATTTAAGCCTGATTTGGAACAGGAAGGAACAGTTAAATTTGATGGATATGTTATTGAAAAGGCAACTGCTCTATGGTGTGCTGCTGGTGCAGGACATTTGACAGTTGTGAAGATACTAGTAAAAGCTGGTGCCAATGTTAATCACCCTACTAAAAGCTTATCTACCCCTTTGAGGGCAGCTTGTTTTGATGGACGATTAgatattgtcaaatatttaatagaacataatgcagatataaatatttttaatcagttCAATAATACATGTTTAATGATTGCTGCACATAAGGGTCATTTAGATATA gTAACTTTTCTTTTGCAAAAAGGTGCAAATCCAAATGAAAAAGCAAATTGTGATACAACTGCATTACATTTGGCAGCTGAACGTGGATATACTAATATAATATCTGAGTTATTGAAATATGGGACAAATATGACAAAGAATGTTAGAGGAATGACACCATTAATAGCAGCAGCAGAAAGAACTAGGGCAGAAGTCgtagaatatttaataaaatatgtaaaagttACTAGAGAAGAAGCAATTGAAGCATACGAGCTTCTTGGAGCTTCTTATgccaatgatgagcgcaattaTTGTTTAACAAAAGCTTATAAATATCTATGGAAAGCAATGAAACAtag ATTCAGAGATCcagataatattatttataaaaaattaggTAAAAGTATAAAAGCATATGATAATTGGAAAGAATGTGATACtctagaaaaattgaaaagtatTAGAAATAATCAAAATGCTATTCATATGGAATCATTGGTTATTCGAGAGAGGATACTAG gaCAGCATAATCCAAAAGTGCCACATCATATTATATTCAGAGGAGCAGTTTTTGCAGATAGTGCTAGATTTGATAGATGTATAGATCTCTGGCTTCATGCTTTATATTTGAAGCAACTGAACAATATACCAGTTGTAAAAGATCTTTTAAGGTTTGCGCAG GTATTTTCACAAATGATACATGTAGGAGTAGATCTTGAGTTTTCTCAAGTCTTGAATGTTTTAGAAGCTTGCGTAACAGAACTTACTCGTAATAAATCTAAACTCAACAATCCTGATTCTGAGGAAGATATAGAACAACATATT GAGGAGATGGAATCAAATATTACAACTACATTGTATATATTAACGATTTTAACAAAACTTTTAACATTGAATGAGAGTAAATATGAAGAACAAGATAAAAATAAGGCATATCAATTAGTTCATAAACTCTGTGCTTTACAATTACGTTTAAAGGATGGCCAGACATTACTGCATCTTGCCGTAAATGCTGCCACTTTAGTGGATGATTTCCATACTAACCATGTCTGCAA ATTTCCTTGCGCTGCAACGACTAAGCTACTTATATGTTGTGGTGCTGATGTAAATGCAATGGACAATGAAAGGAATACACCATTACATATTATTGTTAGTTATAGGGAACCTGTTAG TGATTTTATGACTCTTCATTCCATTATCATGGATCTTATAGAAGCTGGAGCGCATATGGATACAGTTAATAGTAATGGGAAAACTCCGTATGATGCTGTCGCTACAG GTGTAGCAGAAATAATACTAAGGACTCAAACTAAATTATCATTAAAATGTATGGCTGCAAAAGTCGTGAACACTTACAATTTGTCATATTATGGAAATGTACCACGTTCTTTGGAAAGTTTTATTGAACTTCATGGACCAGGTCCTAATCAGGGTTAG